TGTAGGCTTCTAAAGCAGTTGGTGCATTAGCCAAGAGACCAATTAGGTTGGGAATATAGCCATTGTTATCTTTTTGCACTGTTTCAAGAACTTCTTTCACTTCTGCTGGTGCTGATTCGACTGTATGGATTGTAAATGTTGTCATTATAAAACCTCTTTTCATGTTGTTGAAACCTAGTCTATCACAGATTCTATACCATGTATAATATATATTTTAAATTGCACCGATAGAAATTTCTTATGAAAGTAAAAAATCACACGCGATGTGTGATTCCATTATTTATTAAAATACTTTTTAGTCTCAGCAATAACGACCGGCGACAAGACTAAGAGGGCAATCAAGTTTGGCAGAGCCATCAAGGCATTGACAATATCTGCGATAATCCAGACCATATCCAACTCGATAAATCCTCCCAACAAAACCATGAGTACAAAGACCACACGGTAGAGCCAGATAAAGCGAACCCCAAAGAGAAACTCAAAGCAACGTTCCCCGTAATAGTTCCAACCTAGAATCGTTGTAAATGCAAAGAGCACAAGGAAGATGGTCAAGAGGGCAGGTCCAAAGTGTGAAAAGACTGTTGAGAAAGCAGACTGAGTCAAGGCAACCCCATTTAAGTCACCACTCCAAACCCCAGTTACCAAGATGGTCAAACCAGTCAGCGTACAGATAATGAGTGTGTCTATAAAGGTTCCTGTCATGGAAATCAAACCTTGCTCTACTGGTTCGTTTGTCTTAGCTGCAGCAGCTGCAATGGGAGCAGAACCCAGGCCAGATTCGTTTGAGAACACACCACGCGCCACACCATTTTGAATAGCCATCCGAATGCTAGCACCAGCAAATCCACCTACCGCAGCAACAGGACTAAAAGCTGATGTCAAGATTAGAGCGATTGTGGCAGGGAGTTTACCAACATTAAAGAAAATAACTGTAAGAGTCCCCAAAATATAAATGATAGCCATAAAAGGAACAACAGCTGTCGAAATCTTAGAA
This portion of the Streptococcus mitis B6 genome encodes:
- a CDS encoding alanine/glycine:cation symporter family protein translates to MLELLKSIDAFAWGPPLLILLVGTGIYLTARLGLLQVLRLSKAFQLIFIKDKGHGDVSSFAALCTALAATVGTGNIIGVATAIKVGGPGALFWMWMAAFFGMATKYAEGLLAIKYRTKDDHGAVAGGPMHYILLGMGEKWRPLAIFFAIAGVLVALLGIGTFTQLNAITESIQNTTTISPAITALVLSVLVAIAVFGGLKSISKISTAVVPFMAIIYILGTLTVIFFNVGKLPATIALILTSAFSPVAAVGGFAGASIRMAIQNGVARGVFSNESGLGSAPIAAAAAKTNEPVEQGLISMTGTFIDTLIICTLTGLTILVTGVWSGDLNGVALTQSAFSTVFSHFGPALLTIFLVLFAFTTILGWNYYGERCFEFLFGVRFIWLYRVVFVLMVLLGGFIELDMVWIIADIVNALMALPNLIALLVLSPVVIAETKKYFNK